From the genome of Plasmodium relictum strain SGS1 genome assembly, chromosome: 3:
tccCTTTCAGTTCTATTtccattaatattttttatttttatattaaattggGCATATTCAATATCTTTACTAaacattaaattattttgtgTAGGGCCTATTAATGTACTAGCTACTAAACTTTTTGATCCATTTcctaaaattatttttttatctccttttatttcataattataATCACCaccaataatttttattaatttattattagtatttttattatatatttcatagtTAATATTCCCacttatatatttacaagttttattttcttcatttatctGATCAATATCAATGTGTATAGGCAATATAGAATCAAAAGAACGGTTGTCTGATCTTTTCTCAATTTCCATTCTtcaaaaagtataaaaaaaaaattcaaatagtaaatatatatatatatattatataaaatacaaaataatgAGAATTTCTCTAAAATACTTTAataacatttataaaaaaaaaaaaatagtaaagatatatattaattcatttaaaaatattgtaaatgaaataatgaattgctaaaaaaaaatataataaaaccaAATATGAAAACTTAAAgttttaattcaaaaaattaatttacaTCCTTTCACAGAAATACTTCAGTTAAAACCAGCATTTTagcataaaaataaaataaaataaaatataatgaaatgaaacaaagtaaaatataataaaatgaataaaatttaataaaataaaatgaaataaagtAACTAtgtattcaaaaaaaatgttttttaaaaatataagatattttaagtttaaacgaattttttttctttttttttttttttttcttcttgttTTTGAGTTTTTGAATGCATCAAATTAATTTGAgtagaaattttttaaaaaaaaaagtattttataGAAACAATTTTTgagaaaaacataaataatgATTCCTAGTATCAGATGCTATAATGAAGATCCGGAATTTTTTCAATGTAAACTAATACCtaataacttaaaaaaaattttaaaaaatttagaaaaatttgttgaaaatgaaaatataattttgattACTTCAGGTGGTACTAAGGTACCACttgaaaaaattgaaattagGAATATAGATAATTTTTCAACAGGAACTAGAGGAGCACTTATTtgtgaatattttttaaaaataaataaaaaagtgaTTTTTTTACATAGAAGAGGATCAGCGATACCTTTTGAACATCACTTTAAAAGTTTATCAAAAGTGGATAATATAGACATTGTTAATAACGAAATtgcttttaatttaaatgaagaagagaaaaagataatattaCAGAATgttaaaaattacaaaatgtattctaaaaatattttttttatttcctttgATACTGTTTTTGAATAtagttattatttaattgaaatttgtaatttattaaatcgaactatagaagaaaaatatactaGGTATATAAATACTATAAAAGtagaagaaaattttaaatgcaATTCACCATTTCAattatatattcaaaatttttttaatgaattgtTGTTGTTTTTCACTAATTATGAAgatgcaattttttttaaatcaaataaacATAAAGCCTATAGATTATTACGACAAATGGATATATTTAAAGGTCTTcatttagaaaatattaaaaataatgaatttctGCAAGAAATGCatagtttttttaaaagcacatcaaatattttgaataataTCGTTAAAATTAAGAAGTACATATTACAAAAAGATCATagagaaaatataattttagaaattaattttttaattagtaGAATGAATTATACTACTGAGAATTGCTTTACAGAAGATCGaatattaaatgaatataaaaatgaaaatttaaaaagtaataataatataaaaaaaaaaaatagaaatgaattaaaagGATTATTACCAACAAATCATTTAGTTATACTTTGTGCTGCTGTCAGTGATTTTTATATTCCTTTAAATAGGTTATATGATGGTAAAATAGAAAGTACAACatctattaatttattaatgagTGTAACACCTAAGTTTTATAAActcataaataaaaattttttttttctaaaattatgtatttttaaattagaaaGTGATTCAAATGTACTCTTTAGAAAatcatatgaaaaaatacaatatGCCGATATGTTAATAGCAAATGTGTTATACAATAGATATAATTATGTTTCTGTTTTCACTGACTCATATCATTTTATTCCATTATACAAATCCCAATCTGAAccaattgaaaataaaatatgccATCATATATGTGAACACTtcaattatatgaaaaatatatagaaatatgATTTCTTATATTTGTTAGGATGTATTattatacataaatttttttttatattttaatttattaagaTTATCTAACTTttgtttaattatttttaacttaTATATGtctaaattatataattctgTATACTATCTTATTAAgttgcatattttttttttttttttttcataagaaTATTTGATCAAACTTTCatgattctttttttcttaaaaaattaaaaggaaaaaagtattacaattatgataaaattatattgtttctttaactaataaaaaagtagcaagttcattttttttcaaagaaaaaaatagtgatacttattttaaaaatgctTCCTGAATGAATGAAATTAACATTAgtcataataaaatattgttGTAGATATGTTTGTAactatattatatatttattaatttaataaaaaattttaatttaaaaaaaaagaaatatatcaTAAATCGAAgatcatattatttttatcacagaaaaaagaaatgttgtaaatttataaagaaaatattcttaattattttaaattaaacgagattgaaaataaatgatttaaCTACTCTACATATtcataaagaaatataacaactttttattaaataaaatgttttatcTAATCATGTAAATCCAaaaattgtatatatttaataaaaaatatataaaaaaataaagcaaaAATATAAGCTTCtctataattatattatgtgttactgaatataaaaaattttctactatttttcttattatttattagcatgtatatatatatatattatcttaTAATTGAAATAACAGTAGTTTACTGTATGAGTTTtccttttatataaatttaaataaagtcacaattcatcttttttattttattattttaaaaatatattatcaatgttaaaaataagataaaaatataaatgaatatattatttataaaacatataaaataataaaaataatataaaacctttttaatttaacataaaaaaaaaaaaaaaaattaaaacataattcttagaaataaaaaatttagagaaatattattttttaaaataatttttttttctcttctaaattttttttttatataatatatatatttttaatttcatcttATATGCATGAATTAGTGCTTTATATAGAAATggtcaaaaataaaatataaaaaaaataaaatatattaaaataaaatttggattacaaaaattattatatatatatatatatatatatacatgtaaataaataagtatatatatatatatatatatgtatttataaattaaagttttatctttatatatgttttatttttcattttttaaatatattttttatttttttatataattaataataaatatgaaggaaaaaaatgaaaaacgTTTAGATTCAACTGAGAAAAGGCAAAACCATAGCTCAACCGAACGTAAAAGTGGTGAAGAGCATTATTCAGAAGAaggatatataaaaagaaaaaaattacaagaaagaaaaaaaaaaatgaaatttgaaaaagaaagagaaaaagaaagagaaagagaaaaagaaagagaaaaagaaagagaaagagaaaaagaaaaagaaagagaaaaagaaaaagaaaaagaaagagaaagagaaagagaaaaagaaaaagaaaaagaaaaagaaaaaaaaagaaaatacgAAGAGATGAAAAGAAGAAAGTTAGAAGAAAGTTATAATAgtgatagaaaaaaaaaaaaaaaaaaaaaaaagtacagTGAAGATAGTAGTACGAATACTTATTCAAGTAAAAGTAGTGATGACTCTAGTAAGAATTATGAGAAAATAAGACGtgacaaaaaatataagtataaaaataaaagtatggGAAGTGAAAGTTGTTCTGATAGTATGAcgatgaatataaaaaaaaatagaagcaaagaaagattaaaaaaaaaacgggATAGAAGTAtcgaatataaaataaaagggAAATATAGAAATGTGGAGATACGAatgaaaagtaaaaatagaGACAAAAGCctagaaagaaaaataaaagatagaTATAGAGATAAAAGAATTAGAAAAAGTAGCAGTCGTAATAATAGCAATAGTAGTAGCTATAGTGGAGATAGTACTAGTAGTAGTAGCAGAAGCAGAAGTAGAAGCAGAGTCAGGAGTAGTAGTAGAAgcataaataaaagaagaagagTAAGTAGCatagaaagaaaaatgaaagatAGGTATAGAAGCAGTGACAGATACAGAAGTATCGATGATAGAAGTTCAGAAAGATATAGTAGAtcgaaaaaaagaaaaagagatagaaataaaaattataaatttgatTCTCCACCAGAATCTTATAATGAGGAAATGGAAATGAAATCACCAAAAAATACTATTACtgacaataaaaatattggaattattagtaataatgatactataaatagtaataatataataagtAATGAAACAGCAATAATTAACAATACAAGTTCgaataataatattgaaaatttaattcaaacATTAAACAATAATATGATTAATAGtaatactaataataataatgataccAACAACATTTACAACAGTATTAGTGGAACCTCTATATCAAATGACAGcaaattaattaataatatgcTTATTGATAATAGAAACAaaatagatgaaaaaaatttattactaAATCAATCCcatttaaatattcttttaaataatcaaCTAAAATTAAATAGTCAGTCGTTGcatcatttatataataatgcaTTAAGTATAAATGAATTATGTTTATCTATTGATTCTAATATAGAGAAGACCGCTAGAGAGCTATATGTTGGGAATATACCTCAACACATTGATGTTCAGCAAATCGTAAAATTTTTGAATACTTGCCTAttgattttatataataaagaaaatgaaaatgaaagcATTTGTTTAAAAGCATGCATAAGAGGTGATACTCATTATGCTTTCGTTGAATTTAGAAGTATTCAAGATACATCTAATTGTATGTTATTAAATGGAATTAACTTTTTCGGTAATAATCTAAGAATAGGTAGACCCAAAACATTTCCTGTCGAATTAAATAGTCTAATACCATCAGCAACTATTCCTGCAATAGATAACTATTATTTATCACAAGGATTATTAGGATTGAGGgctttttctattttctgccaaaatgaagaaaaaattagaaatgaTTATTTGCCTATTAATATgattaaattacaaaaattatgTGTTTCTAATATatctaaaaataatgaaacaagtaaaattaaagaaCTTTTAGAAGCATTTGGTGAagttaaaaattttgaattttttgaaGGTGAAGAATGCTCagatacatatatatgtttagTAGAATATAATAATGTTGAAAATGCTATACAAGctcataaaatattaaatcaaAATACTAGTTACAAAATTCAATTTGaatatgaaattttaaatgatccagttattaataaattagtgaaaaagaaatatatgaaatCAGAAAATTCGATTTTAACTGTTCAAGTTCCCACAAAAGTTATTGTTCTTAATAAGATAGCTACTTTTGAAGAACTTTCAgataataatgaatataaagatataataGAAGATATAAAGATTGAATGCGAAAAATTTGGAAAAATCATTGAAATAGTCTTACCAATTTTCAGTCAAGCTACttatgaatatttaaaaaattttcaaaaaattgaaaataataatgcaTGTGAGGATTCGGAtggagaaaaagaaaaaaatttacttgataatataaaagaaaaacaaaatggGGAAGAAATACATTTTAACGATAATAAtatcaaaagaaaaattgaaaCAAATAAAGATGATAACACATCACATGAAAAAGGGAATAGTAGTATTAATAACGATGGTATCATATATGATAATACAAGTAAAAATGATACAGTTGATAATATaagtaatgaaaaagaaaaagatctGACTAATGtaaaaatggaaaatgaaaattgcAATTTTCCAAATgaagagaaaaataatataaataacaataatgaaataaatgacgaaacaaatataaatgtaaaaaatagtgaagaaaataataaacaaaatgaaagcaaaaataatcaaaatgAAGATTTAACACACCCAAATTATGATCTAACTTCAATTGGATGtgcttttatatattttgaaaatattgaATCAGCAACAAAAGCAAGGAAGGAGTTAAGTGGCAGGAAATTTGGAGCTAATATTATAGAAGCTAATTATTTtagtgaaaaaaaatttttaatgaaaaatttcaaaaatgttaaatataattataaaaaatctcattcttctctttttaatttaaactTAAAATTAGGAAATTATACTTATTCTGATTACTCTGAAGATGATTAGGCTATTTccaatgaaataaatatgataaacAGAATAAGtctatcaaataaaaaaattttctcaaaaatatatatatatagaattaactttttttttgtcaaatataatatgaaaaagaattgaagtaaatattatatttgtagttttattaaatctatattttttattctcaaaatttttattaataaaaatataaatatttaaatacatatatatatatatatattgaaaaaaaaatatatacatttaaaaacaggtatctttaaattttttttttttttttctttttttagaatatctaacattaaaaaaaaaaaaaaaaaaagcaatacTTGAagagtaaaaaaataaatacaattacttttttttttttttattcatttttttatctttttagaGAAAACAACGTTCAACGTATttcactattattattaagttataataaaaatttgtcaaacttaaaatatgtaaaataatatatcctaaaattaaaaatttatataaatacagATAGACTTGTCTTGtaaaacaaattttatatatacatttttttttttaattttttctatatatattttttaaaataaggacttttttaattttttataattatttatagtctttaatatttttgatatattcttttgtatttttttaaaagttttcatataatttaaaaaatttatatttcaatcctatatttaaattttttggtaacttttttgtttatttcacaaataaatgattattagatttttttttttttttcattaatgataaaaatgtttttttttatatttaacaaaattagtaaataattttaaacttttcattaatttataCTTACGTTTTATGTTTTTctcattattttaaataatctcaattttatttatttcataaattttttaacatattttttttttcaatatgcttcatataaatatatatatttatctttttcttctacttaatttttttataattcttttctgtaaaattccttttttttttgctctTGCTGCTAATTTTccctttaattttttctttaacttTCCATATTCTACGagtgcattttttttttttttaaatttgtgTATTAGCATCATAACAgattttttctttactttttctttatttgttttaaatctatcattttcattttttttatttttcattttgattatttgatttttatttaattttttcttatataacAAATCTTCTTctgtaattattttttctttttcacttTCACTATCGCTTCCTGAATTATCTTCAGTATCTTCAGCATCAAGTAATTCTCTCAGTTCTGACAAaactatatttttgttattttcaaTGTaatctttcattttttttaattttttaaaatcttcATCTGTTAAAATTTGTTCACTTATTATTTGCtgatttttttctattatttttaattccttcttttttttctcttcttttctttttaatttttttgttttcttatgCAAAGGTAATAAatcgttttttttttcttcattctcGACATCCCTGTTTTCTTGATCATTCcttttcctcttttttttttctagaaTTTctccattttctttttctttttcctttttctttttctttttctttttctttttattttccttttccttttccttttccttttccttttccttttccttttccttttccttttccttttccttttccttttccttttccttttccttttcctttCCTTTTActtcctttttctttttttctttttttacatCTCCATTTTCATATTTTGCCTTTTTGTCTAGCAAATAAGTATACTGCAAAATCGATTTTTCATTCATATTTTCTGAACCATTCAAAATCTTTTTACTTTGAATTAGCATAGCTGTTTTTTTAtccaaatattttttatttagaatATGAGGATTTATTtctttacatatatttacgAATCTCCTGATAATAGTTgaaatttgtttatttttataatcttTAAAAACAATTACAGCTTCaaaaatttcttcatttaaacAAATAGGAAATTTAATAACTATTTCTATAATggaatttataattaaatatacgAATTCTTCCGATAAATGTtcacataaaaattttttgattAGTACATAAACAACTCTCTGAATATATAAAGGGGGTATGCAATCATGAATACACTGTATGAATATAgataaatattttgatatagtgcttttattttttaaatgaagtaatacattttcataatacaaaaaaaaattttcttcaataattttatttctttgaTATATCctacttaaaatatttaatagtaataattttattgatccattattaaatttatatttagaacagattaaattaaatatatttgaagaaaatttatatgcATCATAAATTAAATCAATAAAGGTATAGTTAACAtatttgtttaatttttttttatccacTTGCTCTTCATCAGAAGAATTATGATTATTATATAACTGTTCTAgaatttttcctttttttaaatgtaactGTTTAATTTTTGATTTGCTTAATTTTTGATGAGTTTGGttactaatattttttaattcatccaactttttatttttatctattttttctttttctatttttacaactaattctttattatcatattttcCCAATAAGGCAAAACAAACacattttactatttttaaatttttataaaagatacCCTCAGATATAATATtcacattttttttgttcatataaatattttttttagctaATTCTATTAATACACTACAAGCAAAATTATTCATACATTCCGATATATTAGTacatgaaaaataattaaaatttgaagtggaatattttttacgtatcctttttttttgacCATTTTCAATAAAAGCTTCATGTAACAAAGATAAAATTtcgttttttaatttttcatttcttgtTTTCATATTTGTTTGTACTATTTTATCAATGacacatttaaaaatataatattttattttattaaattttatatcacTTATAAAAACTAATACTTGTAAATACTTTATGCTATCTATATGcctttttatttgtttaattGTTTTTACAATACTAAATAAGACAGTACTATATAAATTATGTTTAAAATGAATTAGCAACTGActcactaaaaaaaatagttcatCGATGTaatttaattcttctttatttttaatcattaaaaaattaatgtattcATTTAAATCTTCATATATTATCAAAGgattatcttcttttttttttatactttctATCTCAAGTTTTTCCTTATTCATACTGTtcaatatttcttttttttttaaatttatgtttatatttaGTAATTCATTATCTTCATTATCTGaattaaagttatttttcattttattttttatttcttcttcttcttcatcttcatttaGATATGCATCTGCTTCCTCTTCTATTTCTATATCACTTAAATCAATATCTGTacctttttcattataactTGAAGATAAATTAGATGAATTTACATCTTTATCAATACAATTATTTCCATTTCCTTTGCTAAAAAAATGACTAGTATGGCTTAAGAAAGTGAATTGACTGCataataaatcatttttttttgagggATTTAATAGTAATACACtataattaaaaaggaaTTTATCAAACTGTTCATAAAAATCATTATTGTATAATTTATGATTTTTACATACATTATGCTGTAAattgtttaaaaatttttttttttttaatttttgttcattcatattaaataattatgtacccaggtatataaaaaaaaaaaaaaaaaaatggaatttcaaataaaaatagaaaatttctatatattaaatattattatttacaatATATAATGAACTTCATAATAACATTTCTACCTTTAAATATTGTATTTAttgtaatattaatatatttttaatttttaattatgctatatatatgaatttttacaaattattatataaaattttcaaagtTGTCAAACTTttgtttaataatttttttctttttttttcttttaataaaaatatcacATTCAATCTcattcaataaaaataatattacgAAATATAAAGTATATCTTTAAATTGTAGATAATTATGTTGAATTCAAATTATAACTCTTTTTATCAAAAACGTAACTTCAGTTGTTTTTCTTAGCAATagttatagaaaaatatgtcatcttttttttttttaaggctATTAAtgttattcttttttattattttttgtcaatttatattaattacaaatatagactaattatttgaaaaaaaaaaaagtatttaaaaatttttttaaataatttatattaaagtaATGAAAcacaatttttaatatttttgtcattcatatgtatttttaaaatattttattttttagaaataatttataacattcTTTAGCATTTTAttgctatatttttttttttttttttatacaaatttttttatctcatAATTTTAATCCTTTctcttaaattataatttttttagtggtataattttatctttttaatcaattttttaataaaatttttttttttttttttaatatggtTCACGTTTTATTAGGTTAtctaaatgaaaaaaaaaaaaaaaatgaattgaaagaaaaaaatataaataaaaagttcaTTTCAAAAATAGGGGGAAAACCATTCTGGCTAGATAGAATAAATTTGCCGAATGAAAAGCATTTCTATTGTACTGTATGCAATGAATTAATGTGTTTTTTACTTCAAATATATGCACCTGTTGAATTAAGTAGATGTTTTCACAGGTgcttatatttatttgtttgtttaaaaTGTGGTGATCAAGCTAAATGTTTCAGAACTCAATTACCTCGAAATAATTCCTTTTATAATGATTATTTAGAAAAGATGAATTATACAGATAATGAATCAAATGAACTAAATGAGTCAAACGAATTAAATAAGTCAGATGAATCAAATGAATCAAATGAATCAGATGAATCAAATGAATCAGATGAATCAAATGAATCAGATGGATCAtatgaattaaatgaaaaaaatgaatttaataaGTCGAATACATTAAATACATGTATCACTTTAAATAAACAAAGCCAAGATGAATCAAATGAACCAGATGGATCAAACAAAatgaattttaatttaacaCATAGAAAAAcagaaaatgaaatttctAACGACTACATAAGTAcatttgaaaaatttaataacacttttaataaaaaattagaatacTATTTTTGTTGTAAAATATGCGGTATTCCAATTGCAAATGCAAAAAAACATAAAGTTtgtgaattaaaaaatcatgtaatatttgaagaaaaaaaaatatacattagTGATGAAGATGACTGTGAAAGTAGTAGCACAGGTAGCGAAAGTTGTTCTGAAACACATGAAGGAActtatataaatgaagatTGCAGAAATTTACACAAAACgaataatgatgaaaatgaaagaaaaaaaatatttaacaaaGATGATAAAAAGAGtgatataataaatgataataaaaaatgtacgAGTGAAGACGACAGTGATTTAGATATAAGTGAAATGAAAGCATTTGAAGATAttcaaaaagaaatagaGAATAAGAGAAAAATTGATAGCAATTTCAAAAATTacgtaaaaaaaattcaaaggTTTCCTAGACAAATTATAAGATATTCTTATAATGGAATTCCTCTGTATCCATCATGTTATAATTACAattataatagaaataatatatgtgaagaaaaagaaataagcGAACTTTTACATacgaataaaaataaattaccaAATTGTCATATATGCAAAGgaagaaaaatttttgaatttCAGGTTTTATCAACTATTATaaactatttaaaaattaaaagaaaaattttagttAATACAAATATCGTATTAAATTCAAATTTCTCTATCATTGCTGTATATACATGTGAAAATAACTGTGACATAtatgatataaatgaaataaatttaaaaaaaaataaatcagaAATTAATAGGTACATACAAGAATATGCTTACGTTCAGATAGAAAATTAAAgttattttaacaaaaaaaaaaaaaaaaaaaaaattgttatattaacagaattaatatatgttatatacattatttcttttatatatatatatatttcattacatatgttatattttattccTTTATCTTAAGAACActttaaaaatgatttaaattatcaatataattattcataaaaataattctattgatttattctatttactttattatattttttaatacacatgcatattttattttgattctcttttttttcttctattaaacattatttaaaaaaaaaagaaaaaaactcGAATAACTAAGAATATATTTGACTATTTCA
Proteins encoded in this window:
- a CDS encoding phosphopantothenoylcysteine synthetase, putative, which gives rise to MIPSIRCYNEDPEFFQCKLIPNNLKKILKNLEKFVENENIILITSGGTKVPLEKIEIRNIDNFSTGTRGALICEYFLKINKKVIFLHRRGSAIPFEHHFKSLSKVDNIDIVNNEIAFNLNEEEKKIILQNVKNYKMYSKNIFFISFDTVFEYSYYLIEICNLLNRTIEEKYTRYINTIKVEENFKCNSPFQLYIQNFFNELLLFFTNYEDAIFFKSNKHKAYRLLRQMDIFKGLHLENIKNNEFLQEMHSFFKSTSNILNNIVKIKKYILQKDHRENIILEINFLISRMNYTTENCFTEDRILNEYKNENLKSNNNIKKKNRNELKGLLPTNHLVILCAAVSDFYIPLNRLYDGKIESTTSINLLMSVTPKFYKLINKNFFFLKLCIFKLESDSNVLFRKSYEKIQYADMLIANVLYNRYNYVSVFTDSYHFIPLYKSQSEPIENKICHHICEHFNYMKNI
- a CDS encoding RNA-binding protein, putative → MKEKNEKRLDSTEKRQNHSSTERKSGEEHYSEEGYIKRKKLQERKKKMKFEKEREKEREREKEREKEREREKEKEREKEKEKEREREREKEKEKEKEKKRKYEEMKRRKLEESYNSDRKKKKKKKKYSEDSSTNTYSSKSSDDSSKNYEKIRRDKKYKYKNKSMGSESCSDSMTMNIKKNRSKERLKKKRDRSIEYKIKGKYRNVEIRMKSKNRDKSLERKIKDRYRDKRIRKSSSRNNSNSSSYSGDSTSSSSRSRSRSRVRSSSRSINKRRRVSSIERKMKDRYRSSDRYRSIDDRSSERYSRSKKRKRDRNKNYKFDSPPESYNEEMEMKSPKNTITDNKNIGIISNNDTINSNNIISNETAIINNTSSNNNIENLIQTLNNNMINSNTNNNNDTNNIYNSISGTSISNDSKLINNMLIDNRNKIDEKNLLLNQSHLNILLNNQLKLNSQSLHHLYNNALSINELCLSIDSNIEKTARELYVGNIPQHIDVQQIVKFLNTCLLILYNKENENESICLKACIRGDTHYAFVEFRSIQDTSNCMLLNGINFFGNNLRIGRPKTFPVELNSLIPSATIPAIDNYYLSQGLLGLRAFSIFCQNEEKIRNDYLPINMIKLQKLCVSNISKNNETSKIKELLEAFGEVKNFEFFEGEECSDTYICLVEYNNVENAIQAHKILNQNTSYKIQFEYEILNDPVINKLVKKKYMKSENSILTVQVPTKVIVLNKIATFEELSDNNEYKDIIEDIKIECEKFGKIIEIVLPIFSQATYEYLKNFQKIENNNACEDSDGEKEKNLLDNIKEKQNGEEIHFNDNNIKRKIETNKDDNTSHEKGNSSINNDGIIYDNTSKNDTVDNISNEKEKDLTNVKMENENCNFPNEEKNNINNNNEINDETNINVKNSEENNKQNESKNNQNEDLTHPNYDLTSIGCAFIYFENIESATKARKELSGRKFGANIIEANYFSEKKFLMKNFKNVKYNYKKSHSSLFNLNLKLGNYTYSDYSEDD
- a CDS encoding large ribosomal subunit assembling factor, putative, with protein sequence MNEQKLKKKKFLNNLQHNVCKNHKLYNNDFYEQFDKFLFNYSVLLLNPSKKNDLLCSQFTFLSHTSHFFSKGNGNNCIDKDVNSSNLSSSYNEKGTDIDLSDIEIEEEADAYLNEDEEEEEIKNKMKNNFNSDNEDNELLNININLKKKEILNSMNKEKLEIESIKKKEDNPLIIYEDLNEYINFLMIKNKEELNYIDELFFLVSQLLIHFKHNLYSTVLFSIVKTIKQIKRHIDSIKYLQVLVFISDIKFNKIKYYIFKCVIDKIVQTNMKTRNEKLKNEILSLLHEAFIENGQKKRIRKKYSTSNFNYFSCTNISECMNNFACSVLIELAKKNIYMNKKNVNIISEGIFYKNLKIVKCVCFALLGKYDNKELVVKIEKEKIDKNKKLDELKNISNQTHQKLSKSKIKQLHLKKGKILEQLYNNHNSSDEEQVDKKKLNKYVNYTFIDLIYDAYKFSSNIFNLICSKYKFNNGSIKLLLLNILSRIYQRNKIIEENFFLYYENVLLHLKNKSTISKYLSIFIQCIHDCIPPLYIQRVVYVLIKKFLCEHLSEEFVYLIINSIIEIVIKFPICLNEEIFEAVIVFKDYKNKQISTIIRRFVNICKEINPHILNKKYLDKKTAMLIQSKKILNGSENMNEKSILQYTYLLDKKAKYENGDVKKEKKKKEVKGKEKEKEKEKEKEKEKEKEKEKEKEKEKEKEKENKKKKKKKKKKEKEKENGEILEKKKRKRNDQENRDVENEEKKNDLLPLHKKTKKLKRKEEKKKKELKIIEKNQQIISEQILTDEDFKKLKKMKDYIENNKNIVLSELRELLDAEDTEDNSGSDSESEKEKIITEEDLLYKKKLNKNQIIKMKNKKNENDRFKTNKEKVKKKSVMMLIHKFKKKKNALVEYGKLKKKLKGKLAARAKKKGILQKRIIKKLSRRKR